Proteins from a genomic interval of Neodiprion lecontei isolate iyNeoLeco1 chromosome 2, iyNeoLeco1.1, whole genome shotgun sequence:
- the LOC107227814 gene encoding FH1/FH2 domain-containing protein 3 isoform X5 — protein sequence MRLDRIMPPYCRKNSIVLRTQLSVRVHTIIEKLLNSEGRELRRALFSLKQIFQEDKDLVHEFVQNDGLACLIKVGNEADQNYQNYILRALGQVMLYVDGMNGVMEHGQTVQWLYTLIASRFRLVVKTALKLLLVFVEYVETNSLLLVRAVRSVDTSRGMIPWTNIMKLLKDHDAADTELLIYATSLVNKCLNGIPDQDTYYDQVDCFEEQGIEGIIQRYMSKQGTDLDLLRQFQIYEAVLHHEDGDDRGTPIRQLDDNIRKTLRNRKSLVDSHERRKSRRHSTGTSPLSMSLNARLSPRLNHTLGLSSLNSTLNSALPDDGDESSSSQSSQGLGDVQLNGSYKENKVDVGVTPALRRRRERAERQRSFIREQQEATANMRASIGHSDDQESSLPTNGHRYANGSPYDGNADSPSNKLSRGSSRKDLTPLMNAANKLDSEEKKPWYGKSPDEGVECDEGNHTDDDEERDRRVVLQVKREGTVKDLTQKLAAQNLIPTSPVEDKVSRIGDMSGLISKAKEGLAKSKSKADVLKSPTGDNIPKITEVKKSENELHWEELASKLSRPLALCDLDFTDLNSEDEVDVLSPVSVVNGVPPPPPPMAPSSVPGRAPPPPPPGVRLPPPPLPNTSLPLFGVNLKSQRSSPNGDSAGSPRSPILANKKSKKTVKLFWKEVRDDPIILSRLDKNKMIWDELSPVLVDTQKLEHLFESRAKDLITKEKQQEMNKNKEIIVLDHKRSNAINIGMTKLPPPRSIKTAILKMDATIMNREGIEKLLTMLPTEEERSRIQEAQAANPDLPLGSAEQFLLTLASISELPARLKLWAFKLDFENSEKEIADPLMDLKQGMETLKVNKTFRGILSTLLSIGIFLNGNEVKGFQLEYLAKVPEVKDTVHKHSLLHHLCHMVMEKFPDSTDLYSEIGAVTRASKIDFDEISSNIGKLENECKASWDHLKLIAKHDGSTMMKVNVIFIYSRMSDFLSDCAERIIVLGIVHRRIINRFHKFILWLGIPLHRLQDTKPNEFCRIISEFALEFRTTRERVIQQLEKKANHRERNKTRGKMITEVGKFRTKEDREDAELRQVLGCDISNVETIHGTLPWRRQRKEGRTVLGPLLRDESTNGNLTDGDDELLESLVKTATKSPATRTTPRERKRTRHADRKSLRRTLKNGLSEEEKKHIAAYIKGY from the exons ATGAGACTGGATCGTATCATGCCACCATattg TCGCAAGAATTCTATCGTTCTGAGGACTCAACTGTCCGTACGAGTGCACacgataatcg aaaaattgcTCAACAGCGAAGGTAGAGAGCTAAGGCGGGCCTTGTTCTCTCTAAAGCAGATCTTCCAG GAAGACAAAGATCTTGTACACGAGTTTGTACAAAATGACGGACTGGCCTGCCTCATCAAGGTTGGAAACGAAGCTGACCAAAACTACCAGAATTACATACTTCGCG CCCTCGGTCAGGTGATGCTGTACGTCGACGGAATGAACGGAGTTATGGAACACGGACAGACGGTGCAGTGGCTCTACACGCTTATCGCGAGTCGCTTCCGTCTGGTGGTGAAAACCGCTCTGAAACTTCTCCTGGTATTCGTCGAATACGTCGAGACGAACAGTCTGCTCCTGGTGAGGGCGGTGAGGTCCGTCGATACGTCTAGGGGCATGATACCGTGGACGAACATCATGAAGCTCCTCAAGGATCACGACGCTGCCGACACCGAGCTCTTGATATACGCGACATCCCTCGTCAATAAGTGTCTTAACGGAATACCCGACCAGGACACCTACTACGATCAGGTCGATTGTTTCGAGGAGCAGGGGATCGAGGGTATCATTCAGAGGTACATGTCCAAACAGGGCACTGACCTAGATCTCCTCAGGCAGTTTCAGATATACGAGGCTGTACTGCATCACGAGGACGGCGATGACAGGGGCACGCCCATACGTCAGCTCGATGACAATATCAG gaaaacTCTTCGAAACCGGAAGTCGCTAGTGGATTCGCACGAACGACGAAAGTCTCGGAGGCACTCGACCGGCACTTCCCCTCTTTCGATGTCCTTGAATGCTCGCCTAAGTCCGCGGCTTAATCACACTTTAGGTCTCAGCTCCCTGAACAGCACCCTGAATTCAGCTTTGCCAGATGACGGCGACGAGTCGAGTAGCTCCCAGAGCTCTCAAGGCCTAGGAGATGTTCAGCTGAACGGCAGCTACAAGGAGAACAAGG TCGACGTTGGTGTTACTCCGGCACTGCGACGGCGTCGAGAGCGTGCGGAGAGGCAACGCAGCTTCATCAGAGAGCAGCAGGAGGCGACTGCAAACATGAGGGCGTCCATTGGCCACTCGGATGACCAGGAGA GTTCTCTTCCAACTAACGGTCATCGCTACGCGAACGGATCACCATACGACGGAAACGCAGATTCACCCTCCAATAAACTATCTCGCGGCAGTAGTAGAAAAGATTTGACCCCCCTGATGAACGCAGCTAACAAGCTTGATTCCGAGGAAAAGAAACCGTGGTACGGCAAGAGCCCGGACGAAGGCGTCGAATGCGACGAGGGAAATCacaccgacgacgacgaggagcGGGATCGGCGAGTAGTTCTGCAGGTCAAAAGAGAAGGAACGGTCAAAGACCTTACCCAGAAGTTGGCTGCTCAAAACCTCATTCCAACCAGCCCGGTCGAGGACAAAGTCTCGAG GATAGGCGACATGAGCGGCTTAATATCGAAGGCCAAGGAGGGCTTGGCGAAATCAAAGTCCAAAGCGGACGTCCTGAAGTCACCCACTGGAGATAATATTCCAAAGATCACCGAGGTCAAGAAGTCAGAGAACGAGTTGCATTGGGAAGAACTGGCAAGCAAGCTGTCTCGACCTTTAGCCTTGTGCGATCTCGATTTTACCGATCTCAACTCTGAGGACGAGGTTGACGTTCTGAGCCCCGTTAGCGTGGTGAACGGCGTTCCGCCTCCGCCGCCTCCCATGGCTCCTTCTTCTGTGCCAGGACGAGCTCCGCCTCCGCCACCCCCCGGGGTCCGGCTGCCGCCGCCACCCCTCCCCAACACTTCGCTCCCTCTATTTGGGGTGAATTTGAAGTCCCAGAGGTCATCTCCGAACGGGGACTCGGCTGGCTCGCCGAGAAGTCCGATCCTTGCTAACAAGAAAAGCAAGAAGACGGTTAAACTGTTTTGGAAGGAAGTTAGGGACGATCCAATCATACTTTCGAGATtggacaaaaataaaatgatatggGATGAGCTTTCTCCCGTACTCGTCGACACTCAGAAGCTGGAGCATCTCTTCGAAAGCCGTGCAAAGGACTTGATCACGAAGG AGAAACAGCAAGAAATGAACAAAAACAAGGAAATCATCGTTCTGGACCACAAAAGATCGAACGCAATAAATATCGGAATGACGAAGCTGCCACCGCCAAGATCCATCAAGAccgcaattttgaaaatggacGCTACAATCATGAATAGGGAAGGAATTGAG AAACTGTTGACAATGTTGCCAACCGAGGAAGAAAGATCGAGGATACAAGAAGCCCAAGCTGCGAATCCAGACCTTCCTCTGGGTTCTGCCGAACAATTCCTCTTGACACTGGCGTCCATCTCAGAACTTCCCGCGCGATTGAAATTGTGGGCTTTCAAACTCGATTTCGAAAACTCCGAAAAG GAAATAGCGGATCCTTTGATGGACCTGAAGCAAGGAATGGAGACTTTAAAAGTGAACAAGACATTTCGCGGAATTCTGAGCACGCTTCTCTCGATCGGGATATTCCTAAATGGAAACGAG GTGAAAGGATTTCAACTCGAGTACCTGGCCAAAGTACCTGAAGTCAAAGACACTGTACACAAACACTCTTTGCTACATCATCTCTGTCACATGGTAATGGAAAAGTTTCCTGACTCGACCGACTTGTACTCCGAG ATCGGTGCCGTGACTAGAGCATCAAAGATAGACTTTGACGAAATCTCCAGCAACATAGGAAAGTTGGAAAACGAGTGCAAAGCATCCTGGGATCATCTGAAATTGATTGCCAAACACGATGGTTCGACCATGATGAAAGTGAA tgttattttcatttattccagGATGTCTGACTTTCTGTCTGATTGTGCCGAGCGTATAATCGTCCTCGGTATCGTACACAGACGAATAATAAATCGATTTCACAAGTTCATACTTTGGCTGGGTATACCCCTCCATCGTCTTCAAGACACGAAGCCAAACGAGTTTTGTAGAATAATATCCGAATTCGCTCTCGAATTCCGAACTACAAGGGAGAGGGTAATACAGCAGCTGGAGAAGAAAGCCAATCACCGCGAGAGAAATAAAACGAGAGGAAAGATGATAACAGAG GTTGGCAAGTTTCGAACAAAAGAAGACAGGGAAGACGCGGAGCTGAGACAAGTCCTGGGATGCGATATCTCAAATGTCGAAACAATTCACGGAACTCTGCCGTGGAGGAGACAACGAAAGGAAG